The following DNA comes from Longimicrobium sp..
AAGGGCGCCCGTCTCCTGGGACCGAACTGCCCGGGGCTCATCTCCCCCGGCAAGAGCAAGGTGGGGATCATTCCCGGCCACATCACCCAGCCGGGGAACGTGGGGCTGGTGTCGCGCTCGGGGACGCTGACCTACGAGGTGGTGTTCAAGCTGAAGCAGGCCGGGCTGGGGACGACCACCTGCGTGGGGATCGGGGGCGACCCCATCAACGGCACCAACTTCATCGACTGCCTGGCCGCGTTCGAGGCGGACCCCGAAACCGCGGCCGTCGTGATGATCGGCGAGATCGGCGGGACCGACGAGCAGGACGCCGCGCGCTACGTGAAGGAGAACATGAAGAAGCCCGTGGTGGGCTTCATCGCCGGGCAGACGGCGCCTCCGGGGCGGCGGATGGGGCACGCCGGCGCCATCATCTCCGGGAGCGCGGGAACGGCCGAGGAGAAGATGCAGGCCTTCCGCGACAACGGGATCGGCGTGGCGCGCCGCCCGCTGGACGTGGTGGGGCTGATCCAGGAGGTCCTCTGAGCGAGGGCGGCCCACCGCCGCGGGGGCGCGAGATCCGGCTGAGCGAGGTGCTGCGGCCGGAGCACGTGGTGGCCCCGCTTCCCGCGGACACCGTGCAGGCCGCGGTGTCAGCGCTGGCGCAGCGGCTGATGGACAGCGGCGCGGTGGCCGACCCCGAGCGGCTGGCCCGGCTCTTCTCCGAGAGCCGCATCCGCGACCTGATCCACGTGGGCGAGCGCGTC
Coding sequences within:
- the sucD gene encoding succinate--CoA ligase subunit alpha: MSIFIDNSTRLIVQGITGRDGSFHAKQMIEYGTHVVAGVVPGRGGQTFEGTVPVFNTVEEAVKETGANSSVIYVPPAGAADAIFEAADAGVDFIVCITEGVPVLDMTRVRPYVMEKGARLLGPNCPGLISPGKSKVGIIPGHITQPGNVGLVSRSGTLTYEVVFKLKQAGLGTTTCVGIGGDPINGTNFIDCLAAFEADPETAAVVMIGEIGGTDEQDAARYVKENMKKPVVGFIAGQTAPPGRRMGHAGAIISGSAGTAEEKMQAFRDNGIGVARRPLDVVGLIQEVL